A region from the Triticum urartu cultivar G1812 chromosome 1, Tu2.1, whole genome shotgun sequence genome encodes:
- the LOC125536121 gene encoding uncharacterized protein LOC125536121 — protein sequence MLRRLSGAAAGGLRRSLSSSSAASRPPWALIQLTNVDKSGAPAPGATLHLDAPPFVTNLTVPAHFIHPRPLPDPATGVYGSVPGHVAATSSHGLLLVRFWESRFQFDVPATGESMLCAIRDMSFFIGMDINPEVTRFVLNPLSGELYRLPDLDGTKRTTMYQHLGLLTQSQGGHGPPDRYAVAEMFTIGGSGREEEGFVFRRFLSETGKWEKMAGLPSPLPAGRRMHIDSAVVPFGDRLWWIDESWGAISADPLSERPELRFVELPRGSVLPDLEGVVFMRKLARYRRMGESEGKLRYIEVSKEKPYVVSSFSLDDGGSSWTLDHEVAFTTVWDDEPLKEMPAIGAIDPLNSHVVYLVCGNQLLGVDMEKEKITGSSRLAIPSVPILPCVLPTWLESSQIPSADWSKKTAVKRETSPDMVKKETLCVEVELMK from the exons ATGCTCCGCCGCCTCTCCGGCGCCGCCGCGGGCGGACTCCGCCGCTCCCTCTCCTCGTCCTCGGCCGCCTCGCGGCCCCCGTGGGCCCTCATCCAGCTCACCAACGTCGACAAGTCAGGCGCGCCGGCGCCGGGCGCGACCCTGCACCTCGACGCGCCCCCGTTCGTCACCAACCTCACCGTCCCCGCCCACTTCATCCACCCGCGGCCCCTCCCCGACCCCGCCACCGGCGTGTACGGCTCCGTCCCGGGCCACGTCGCCGCCACCAGCAGCCACGGCCTCCTCCTCGTGCGCTTCTGGGAGTCCCGCTTCCAGTTCGACGTCCCCGCCACCGGCGAGTCGATGCTCTGCGCGATCCGCGACATGTCCTTCTTCATCGGCATGGACATCAACCCGGAGGTCACGCGCTTCGTCCTCAACCCGCTCAGCGGCGAGCTCTACCGCCTCCCGGACCTCGACGGCACCAAGAGGACCACCATGTACCAGCACCTCGGCCTCCTCACCCAGTCCCAGGGCGGGCACGGACCCCCTGACAGGTATGCGGTAGCCGAGATGTTTACCATCGGCGGCAGCGGCAGGGAGGAGGAGGGCTTCGTCTTTCGGCGGTTTCTCTCGGAGACGGGGAAGTGGGAAAAAATGGCGGGCTTGCCCTCCCCATTGCCGGCCGGTCGGCGGATGCACATCGACAGCGCCGTGGTGCCCTTCGGCGACCGCTTGTGGTGGATCGACGAGAGCTGGGGCGCCATCTCGGCGGACCCGCTCAGCGAGAGGCCGGAGCTCCGGTTCGTGGAGCTGCCCAGAGGGAGCGTGCTACCTGACCTCGAAGGCGTGGTGTTCATGAGGAAACTCGCGCGCTACCGGCGCATGGGGGAGAGCGAGGGGAAGCTGCGCTACATCGAGGTGTCCAAAGAGAAGCCCTACGTGGTCAGCTCCTTCTCCCTCGACGACGGTGGCAGCTCCTGGACGCTGGACCACGAGGTGGCGTTTACCACAGTTTGGGATGATGAACCCTTGAAGGAGATGCCGGCGATTGGCGCAATTGACCCACTGAACAGCCATGTTGTGTACCTTGTGTGCGGCAACCAGCTTCTTGGCGTGGACATGGAGAAGGAGAAGATAACAGGGAGCTCTCGTCTAGCTATACCCAGTGTCCCCATCCTACCATGTGTGCTCCCGACATGGCTGGAATCAAGCCAGATTCCCTCTGCAG ATTGGAGCAAGAAGACCGCTGTGAAAAGGGAGACATCGCCTGACATGGTCAAAAAGGAGACTTTGTGTGTGGAAGTAGAGCTGATGAAGTGA
- the LOC125521260 gene encoding uncharacterized protein LOC125521260 translates to MTGGNGAAAATAGMENTRNEPARKGPKLRRPNDPPARYGPLEEEFTVEINYSGFLCGFGAAKSYVDGKQARFDGCEADTWSPLWLTDFMDQLGYRDRDKYTLYRLLPGKDLGSGLRIIDRDVDTMHMIAVVPKFQYFQIFVDHKDMNFDDVVVIDDVVIGGSPSSRKYEQQVVASLQLGSNNIAMGMS, encoded by the exons ATGACCGGAGGCAATGGAGCAGCTGCGGCCACGGCTGGCATGGAGAACACGAGGAACGAGCCCGCTCGCAAGGGGCCGAAGCTCCGGCGACCAAACGATCCTCCTGCCCGCTATG GTCCGCTTGAGGAGGAATTCACAGTAGAAATCAATTATAGCGGTTTTTTGTGTGGATTTGGGGCCGCGAAGAGCTATGTTGATGGCAAGCAAGCAAGATTTGATGGCTGTGAAGCAGATACTTGGTCACCTCTGTGGCTGACAGATTTCATGGATCAGCTAGGTTATCGTGATCGGGATAAGTATACTTTGTACCGGCTTCTCCCCGGAAAGGATCTCGGATCAGGACTCCGCATTATAGACCGAGATGTTGACACAATGCATATGATTGCTGTTGTTCCTAAATTTCAATACTTTCAGATTTTTGTGGACCACAAAGATATGAATTTTGATGATGTTGTTGTAATTGATGATGTCGTGATTGGTGGCTCTCCTAGTTCGAGGAAGTACGAGCAGCAAGTAGTGGCAAGTCTCCAGCTAGGCAGCAACAACATAGCAATGGGCATGAGCTGA